ATGTTCGGACGCGGGGACCTCTTCAGGAGATGCAGTAGGAGGCTGTGGTAGCGAGGATTTGGGGTGTTTTGTTTGGTGGATTGGACATACTATACCTATTTACGTTTTCTCTTAATCTTTTTGCAATACGGTTTATATACCTGACGATGTACTATGAGTACCTACTATTGAATGCATCAGCTTGTCGCTGGAGTTATGGTCAACTGGTCAATAATCAACTTGATGGTAATACCTGCACTTGGATATTCCTTGTTATCCAAACCCCAATTCGATAATTacaatatataatatatataaccaaACACCAACTAAAAAGCACAAACAcccgcaacaacccccaGAAGCGGCAACAACGCCCTCACCCCATTAAGAGTCTTCCACTTCGCCAAAGCCCCCGTaacctcgacctcctcctcctcccccttctccccaCTCGGCGCCCAAGCCGCATTCCCCGCcctctccaacaacaaccgaTTAACTCCCATCATCGTCGCAAGAGTCCACGGGACAATCCCCACCGTCAACGCCGCCGCAAGACCATAAAGCGTGGACGCGTTGCGCGGCGCCAGGGCCGCGATCGCGACATCCCGGTGCACGGACCATGCAAGGAACGCGAATGCCGACGCCGCCAGGATCGCGACGGGCGGGTTCTGACTGTGGCCGGCTTCGTACATGTCGCGCCATTGCTTGACGATTAGGGTCAGGGGTGCTTGGTACCGGGCGTGTGCGGTTTGGAGGGCTGGGACGCTGGCGAGGGTGAAGGATGCGATGTTGCCTGGGTGAGAACGTTAGTTTTGccttcccttcttttttttttgttgttgttttcgtTGTTTTTTTCGTAGGCTGGTTTGTTTGGATGGATGCGACTGCGCTGGTCGCGCCACTGCAAGGGGTTCTGTGTAACAGCCTCGCTGCAGAGTGCAGGGGTAGGTCCTTGGTACGGGGTGGCTACTAACCAGCTAGGTATGCGGCTCCAGTCAGGCCGACGGCCTGGGCGACGCGGATTCCAGGTGGATATTGGGCCATTTTCAGCAGATTTCGAGGATGCGACagatggagaaagaaaagaggatCAGAGGAGGCTCTTGGGTATAAGTAGTTCAATACAGTGGGTACCAGTGACGTCGACGACAACTTTGTTTGGTGACTAATCGGAGATGCGACTGTAACTATACGATTCAGACAGTGGAGTCGGTCTATTTGATTTGTGTTTGTGTTCTTGTGGACGATTGGTTCTGGGACTGACAATAGTTTGTTTAGTTTAGTTGGCTTACTGCCGGTTGTGAAGGGGTGCAGGTACAGACTGCAAATAGAGATCAGGATGGACGCCGATCAGACCAATTGCAGTCCATTGAGCAACTAGGTACTATTAGAGATATGgttagttttataatttcAGTTTGGATGTTCTACTTGCATTTGTAGTATACATAACATATACATAAGATGGTCTGGgatgtatatatagtagtacAAGCCCAGTGAGCCGCTCTATACTTGTTGTATAGAACATCCGGTATTACTGAGCTCTATAGAGACCATGAAATATCCCTTGAAGATGTTATTAACTAAGATAACACCTACAGAATTCCCAGGAAagtcaacaacctcaacaccaacttcCCCAGCGCCGCCAAGTTCTCCGTATACCCATCGacatcattctcatccagcCCCCTAACCGTGTCCAAAATCTGATCAACCAAGTTATTAACGACCGTCTCCAGCCCATCCCCCGGCTTAATCCCTCCCAAAATAAAACTAACACCGCTGTCAACAACCATATTCAGAATCTCCTTGACCGGCCTCGTCGCACTGACGCGGATCGTCTGGAACGCCTTTTCCCAGTACTCGAGGTGCTGCCCATTATAGACGACGGAGATACCGGTTGCGGTTGCGATGACATTTCCTTCTTTGAGGTACGGAATCTCGGACTTTATGATCTCGTTAATGTTGTTTTCGACTAGTTCGGTGTTTAGCTTTGCGCGGACGACGAAGGTATTGTTCCCTGGGACGATGTCGTTTACGGCGACGGTGGCTTGGCCGACTGTTAGGTCTGCGAGGATCACGCCGAGGGTTACTTCGCCCTGGTAACTTGTTAATTATTGCATaatgaggatggaaaggaatgGGATGTGTACAAGCGTCACAGTAGCCGGCGCAGGGTTGAACACGACGACTTCGCCGTAGACGTTGTTGCCCTGATCATCTGGCGGCATGACTCCGATTTCATTGATCCAGAGGTTAGGGAAGTTGTTGAATCCTGGATATATTAGCTCTTTGATTGATACCAACTTAAAAGAGTGAAAGACACACCTGGCAAAGAGACAACCTTCAACAAATCAACAGTTGTGCCCAGCGTCCCAACATGAaccctcgtcttcgtctgtCCAGCAACCCTGAACGTCGGATTATACGCAACATCCTCAACGAGGGCCGCGAATTGATCGACATCACCAAGTTTGAGGCTCTGATTAACAAGAGAAACTCTCTCGTTGGCCGCGAACTTGAGACTCGGCAGGTCAACCGTTGCAATCGGAATCGGGTCGTCCTTCGTTTCGGCGCGGAAGAATAACGCCTGCATGGGGTCGAACCTGACGCTCACGGCGTCGGGGACTTTGATGTCGCTGAGAACGGAGAACTGGATGCTGTCGTTGGTTGGGTTCAGCAGGTTTACTTGGACGTTTGGGATGGGAACGTGGTCGAGGAGGTAGATTGCGAATGCCGGAGCGGCGTATATGATTCTGCAAGTGTCAGCATGTCgacttttccttctcgaagGAGAGATATTAGGGATAATACAGAAGGGGAAGCCCAGCAGCGAGAAGGGCAACACCGAGAAGGCCGTAGCAAACGAAGTACCGGGCGACATGATTGTTCCCGTAGCCCCTGGACGGATTAGGATTGTCATCAAGAGAGTGATAGGACCaacttgatcttcttcttcttttccggcTCTACGTTGTCTCCGTTCTTTACTTTAGCTTCCTTATCATCCTCAGCTCCTTGAATGTAGAGGCTGCTCAGTATCAGCATGAGTGAATAGTTAGATGGGACGCATTGACGTACGGACGACTCGCATATTGCCCGATATTGAATACGACGCCCAAGATCCGTAGACCACCCTATAAACATTAGCATATATAGATGCAGATTGAAACACAACCCACGAAGAAAGCACTAGCAAACcacgccaacgccaacaaaAACGTAAACGCCGTGCCAGCCTTGTACGTCGCACATTTCACGCCATTATCCGCTCGAAATCCATAGCACTCGGAGTCGA
Above is a window of Aspergillus puulaauensis MK2 DNA, chromosome 2, nearly complete sequence DNA encoding:
- a CDS encoding DUF1772 domain-containing protein (COG:S;~EggNog:ENOG410PTAW;~PFAM:PF08592;~TransMembrane:2 (i66-84o104-123i)), which gives rise to MAQYPPGIRVAQAVGLTGAAYLAGNIASFTLASVPALQTAHARYQAPLTLIVKQWRDMYEAGHSQNPPVAILAASAFAFLAWSVHRDVAIAALAPRNASTLYGLAAALTVGIVPWTLATMMGVNRLLLERAGNAAWAPSGEKGEEEEVEVTGALAKWKTLNGVRALLPLLGVVAGVCAF
- a CDS encoding uncharacterized protein (COG:S;~EggNog:ENOG410PXHB;~InterPro:IPR022185;~PFAM:PF12505;~TransMembrane:5 (o6-26i38-59o65-84i105-132o184-212i)); this encodes MILTFLGFLARVGVFISAIITLGLNGKFFTNTDYSDDLLIYIIALASFSALACLVPPYPNFVYDLFWALANAICAVFALVVQFIDSECYGFRADNGVKCATYKAGTAFTFLLALAWFASAFFGGLRILGVVFNIGQYASRPLYIQGAEDDKEAKVKNGDNVEPEKKKKIKGYGNNHVARYFVCYGLLGVALLAAGLPLLIIYAAPAFAIYLLDHVPIPNVQVNLLNPTNDSIQFSVLSDIKVPDAVSVRFDPMQALFFRAETKDDPIPIATVDLPSLKFAANERVSLVNQSLKLGDVDQFAALVEDVAYNPTFRVAGQTKTRVHVGTLGTTVDLLKVVSLPGFNNFPNLWINEIGVMPPDDQGNNVYGEVVVFNPAPATVTLGEVTLGVILADLTVGQATVAVNDIVPGNNTFVVRAKLNTELVENNINEIIKSEIPYLKEGNVIATATGISVVYNGQHLEYWEKAFQTIRVSATRPVKEILNMVVDSGVSFILGGIKPGDGLETVVNNLVDQILDTVRGLDENDVDGYTENLAALGKLVLRLLTFLGIL